Proteins from a single region of Chlamydia buteonis:
- the ung gene encoding uracil-DNA glycosylase produces MQNAFTIDQLPLSWQEQLENEWSQPYMYKLREFLESEYSQKTIYPAKDNIFTALKSTPFDSVRVVILGQDPYPGEGQAHGLSFSVPQGVRLPPSLVNIFSELHADLGVKNTTGCLQSWANQGILLLNTVLTVRAGSPFSHAGQGWEQFTDAIVTKLIENRSHIIFVLWGNAARKKCDLLFRSTHKHAILAAAHPSPLAAHRGFFGCSHFSKINYLLKKLNKPMINWKLP; encoded by the coding sequence ATGCAAAACGCCTTTACTATAGACCAGCTTCCTTTGTCTTGGCAAGAGCAGCTTGAAAATGAATGGTCTCAACCCTACATGTATAAGCTTAGGGAATTTTTAGAGTCAGAGTATTCGCAGAAAACCATCTACCCTGCAAAAGACAATATCTTTACTGCATTAAAAAGCACACCTTTTGATTCTGTGCGTGTTGTTATTCTTGGTCAAGATCCTTATCCTGGAGAAGGACAGGCACATGGATTAAGTTTTAGTGTTCCTCAAGGTGTGCGCTTGCCCCCGTCTCTTGTGAATATCTTTAGTGAATTACACGCAGACTTGGGAGTAAAAAATACCACGGGATGTTTACAGTCCTGGGCTAATCAAGGGATCTTATTGTTAAATACTGTATTGACTGTGCGTGCCGGCTCTCCTTTCTCGCATGCGGGTCAGGGATGGGAACAGTTTACTGATGCAATTGTTACGAAACTCATAGAAAATCGATCTCATATTATTTTTGTTTTATGGGGAAATGCTGCCAGGAAGAAATGTGATTTGCTTTTTCGTTCCACACATAAACACGCGATTTTAGCAGCTGCGCATCCCTCCCCTTTAGCGGCACATCGTGGCTTTTTTGGTTGTTCGCACTTTTCAAAAATTAACTACCTGCTTAAAAAGCTGAATAAGCCCATGATTAATTGGAAGCTCCCATGA
- a CDS encoding ATP-dependent helicase — protein sequence MLTSELNEAQIAAVTSPLSPILVLAGAGAGKTRVVTCRILHLINEGIAPKEILAVTFTNKAAKELKERILHLCPQAHGSDIPMVCTFHSLGVFILRRSIQALNRENNFIIYDQSDTDKLLKQCLQKFNLKKTLSNSIQYHISQAKNRLLSPEDLDPEEYIDPVVSIYKEYQQRLHEANALDFDDLLFLTVRLFQEFPEVRKEYSGLWKALLIDEYQDTNHAQYKMAQTIAGEHQNIFAVGDPDQSIYSWRGANIHNILNFEKDYPRALVLRLEDNYRSYGNILNAANALIQNNASRLKKDLRSVKGPGEKIRVFLGKTDKEEAEFVADEISRLHRRSQIPLSNICIFYRTNFQSRTFEDALLRRRIPYEILGGLSFYKRKEIQDILAFLRMFTAKSDVVAFDRTVNLPKRGLGPSTISSLIEYALKNNLPILEACNNVLKTQDVKLSKKQQEGLREYLSIFQQLEHAYETLPLNEFVVATIRITGYFQVLKEDPDTFEDRKSNLDELASKTFEWEQQNTEGTLENFLDDLALKSSTDDTELIADRVNLMTIHNGKGLEFRIAFVVGLEENLFPHANSKGSYENLEEERRLCYVGITRAQDLLYLTAAQTRFLWGTVRVMKPSRFLKEIPRDYLIQVH from the coding sequence ATGCTTACTTCAGAATTAAACGAAGCACAAATCGCGGCAGTAACTTCACCACTAAGTCCAATTTTAGTTCTCGCTGGAGCCGGAGCCGGAAAAACTCGTGTGGTAACTTGCCGTATCCTTCATCTCATTAACGAAGGTATCGCCCCTAAAGAAATCCTTGCAGTAACTTTTACCAATAAAGCAGCTAAAGAACTTAAAGAACGCATTTTACATTTATGCCCTCAAGCTCATGGTTCCGATATTCCTATGGTATGCACATTCCACAGCTTAGGGGTATTTATTTTACGTAGGTCTATACAAGCATTAAATAGAGAAAATAATTTTATTATCTATGATCAAAGCGACACTGACAAATTGCTCAAACAATGTTTACAAAAATTTAATTTAAAAAAAACTCTAAGCAATTCCATCCAATATCACATATCGCAAGCAAAAAACCGTTTGCTTTCTCCTGAGGACCTGGATCCCGAAGAATATATAGATCCCGTGGTTTCTATTTATAAAGAATATCAGCAACGTTTACACGAAGCTAACGCTTTAGATTTTGATGATTTGTTATTTCTTACAGTAAGACTATTTCAGGAATTTCCTGAGGTCAGAAAAGAATACAGCGGATTATGGAAAGCTCTTCTAATTGACGAGTATCAAGATACTAACCACGCACAATATAAAATGGCTCAGACAATAGCTGGGGAACATCAAAATATATTTGCGGTGGGAGATCCCGACCAATCTATTTACTCTTGGCGTGGGGCAAATATTCATAATATTTTAAACTTTGAAAAAGATTATCCTCGAGCTCTTGTTCTTCGCTTAGAAGATAACTACCGGAGTTATGGAAATATTCTTAATGCTGCCAATGCTCTAATTCAAAACAACGCTTCACGCTTGAAGAAAGACCTACGCAGCGTAAAAGGCCCTGGAGAAAAAATCCGCGTATTCTTAGGAAAAACAGATAAAGAAGAAGCCGAATTTGTAGCTGATGAAATCAGCCGGCTGCATAGAAGATCCCAGATTCCCCTCAGCAATATCTGCATTTTTTATAGGACAAACTTCCAATCTAGAACTTTCGAAGATGCTTTATTACGTAGACGTATTCCCTATGAAATTCTTGGAGGTCTTTCATTTTATAAACGTAAGGAAATTCAAGACATCTTGGCTTTTTTAAGAATGTTCACTGCGAAATCAGACGTTGTTGCTTTTGATAGAACAGTCAATCTTCCTAAGAGAGGGCTAGGTCCTTCTACGATTTCCTCTTTAATTGAGTATGCTCTCAAAAATAACTTGCCGATTTTAGAAGCATGTAACAACGTTTTAAAAACTCAAGATGTGAAACTATCCAAGAAACAACAAGAAGGCCTGAGGGAGTATCTAAGTATTTTTCAACAACTCGAACATGCTTATGAAACCCTTCCTCTTAATGAGTTTGTGGTCGCCACAATACGCATCACCGGATATTTTCAAGTATTAAAGGAAGATCCTGATACTTTCGAAGATCGTAAAAGCAATCTTGACGAACTCGCTTCAAAAACTTTCGAATGGGAACAGCAAAATACAGAAGGAACCTTAGAAAATTTCCTAGATGATCTTGCTTTAAAAAGTTCTACAGATGACACGGAACTGATTGCAGATCGTGTAAATCTCATGACAATTCACAATGGTAAGGGTTTAGAATTCCGCATAGCTTTTGTTGTAGGATTAGAAGAGAACCTCTTCCCTCATGCAAACTCTAAGGGTAGTTATGAAAATCTTGAAGAAGAACGACGCCTATGTTACGTAGGAATCACTAGAGCCCAAGATCTCCTTTACTTAACAGCAGCACAAACTCGTTTTCTTTGGGGCACAGTGCGTGTCATGAAACCGAGTCGTTTTCTTAAGGAAATCCCTAGAGATTACTTGATTCAAGTACATTAG